In Numidum massiliense, a single genomic region encodes these proteins:
- the fur gene encoding ferric iron uptake transcriptional regulator translates to MKKRIEKIKRQLHAQNYKLTPQREATVQVLLENEADHLSAEDVYLLVKEKAPEIGLATVYRTLELLSDLHIVHKLNFGDGVARYEFRSENAQHHHHHLICLNCGTVDEIMEDWLEPIERRVEKQFDFKILDHHLMFHGICHQCKDKVKNVKELLTNKIT, encoded by the coding sequence TTGAAAAAGAGAATTGAAAAAATTAAGCGGCAATTGCATGCGCAAAACTATAAATTGACCCCGCAAAGGGAAGCGACCGTGCAAGTGCTCTTAGAAAATGAAGCCGATCATCTAAGTGCTGAAGACGTGTATTTGTTAGTGAAAGAAAAAGCACCGGAGATTGGCCTAGCGACCGTTTACCGGACGCTCGAACTACTTAGTGACTTGCACATCGTCCATAAACTAAATTTTGGTGACGGCGTGGCGCGATACGAGTTTCGTTCCGAAAATGCCCAGCATCACCACCACCACCTCATATGCCTGAACTGTGGTACTGTCGATGAGATTATGGAAGATTGGTTGGAACCAATTGAAAGACGGGTAGAGAAACAGTTTGATTTTAAAATTTTGGATCACCATTTAATGTTTCACGGTATTTGTCACCAATGCAAAGACAAAGTAAAAAACGTAAAAGAACTTTTGACAAACAAAATCACATAA
- the ald gene encoding alanine dehydrogenase: protein MGKQYVVGVPKELLNNENRVAMTPAGVEVLVQSGHRIVVERGAGAGSGFTDSEYEEAGAELVPSAADAWRADIVLKVKEPLQEEFAYFRKGLIIFTYLHLAAEPTLTESLVAHGVSALAYETVQLANGSLPLLTPMSEVAGRMAVQLGARYLEKPHGGRGVLLGGIPGVPPGNVVVIGGGAVGTNAAKVALGLGANVVVLDVNAERLRQLEDILEGRINLVMSNRAHIAEAVRAADLLVGAVLIPGARAPKLVTEEMVREMSPGSVIVDVAVDQGGTIETVDRVTSHSEPTYVKHGVIHYAVPNIPGAVPRTSTIALTNVTMPYVEQLLAHGLEAAVRKNEALAKGVNVYDGSVTYKAVADELGMPYVPLEQKLSRS, encoded by the coding sequence TTGGGTAAGCAGTATGTCGTAGGTGTACCGAAGGAATTATTAAATAACGAAAATCGGGTAGCGATGACGCCCGCCGGGGTAGAAGTACTCGTACAAAGTGGACACCGGATTGTGGTCGAACGAGGAGCAGGTGCCGGCAGCGGCTTTACTGACAGCGAGTACGAAGAGGCTGGCGCGGAACTGGTACCAAGTGCCGCTGATGCGTGGCGCGCGGACATCGTGCTTAAAGTGAAGGAGCCGCTACAGGAAGAGTTTGCTTATTTTCGTAAGGGGCTTATTATATTTACATACTTACACTTAGCAGCCGAACCGACCTTAACCGAGTCGCTCGTCGCGCACGGTGTAAGCGCACTGGCGTATGAGACAGTGCAACTTGCGAACGGCTCTTTACCACTATTGACGCCGATGAGTGAAGTAGCGGGGCGCATGGCAGTACAGCTCGGGGCGCGGTATTTAGAGAAACCTCATGGCGGTAGAGGAGTGCTCTTAGGCGGTATTCCCGGCGTTCCACCAGGAAACGTCGTCGTCATTGGCGGGGGCGCGGTCGGGACGAACGCCGCTAAAGTCGCGCTAGGTCTCGGCGCGAACGTGGTGGTTCTCGACGTCAATGCGGAGCGCCTGCGTCAGTTAGAAGATATTCTCGAAGGGCGCATCAATTTAGTCATGTCGAATCGCGCGCACATCGCCGAGGCGGTACGCGCTGCCGATTTACTCGTCGGTGCGGTCTTAATCCCGGGGGCGCGGGCACCGAAGCTCGTCACGGAAGAGATGGTACGCGAGATGTCACCCGGATCGGTTATTGTCGACGTCGCCGTCGACCAAGGAGGAACAATCGAAACAGTCGACCGCGTCACGTCGCACAGTGAGCCGACGTACGTCAAGCACGGTGTCATCCACTATGCGGTGCCAAACATTCCTGGTGCTGTGCCGCGCACGTCGACGATTGCGCTGACGAACGTGACGATGCCGTACGTCGAGCAGCTGCTCGCGCACGGTCTGGAAGCGGCGGTACGAAAAAACGAGGCACTCGCAAAAGGAGTTAACGTGTACGACGGCAGCGTCACATACAAAGCGGTCGCTGACGAACTCGGTATGCCGTACGTGCCCCTCGAACAAAAACTGTCACGCAGCTGA
- a CDS encoding DUF4227 family protein, translated as MIVYLRHLWGWTKLLMLFIAFTLIGYAAISALADWLKPSYRFEEPGGRAVKVFLHERPVQLMPEMNDWERFKLFMWTGE; from the coding sequence ATGATCGTTTATTTGCGTCACCTGTGGGGTTGGACGAAGCTTTTAATGCTCTTTATAGCGTTTACCCTGATTGGGTATGCAGCCATCAGCGCCCTCGCTGACTGGTTAAAACCGTCGTACCGCTTTGAAGAACCGGGCGGACGGGCGGTAAAAGTTTTTCTCCACGAACGCCCGGTGCAACTCATGCCAGAAATGAACGATTGGGAGAGGTTTAAACTTTTTATGTGGACAGGAGAGTAA
- the deoB gene encoding phosphopentomutase, with protein MPKFERIACIVLDSVGIGALPDAPAFGDEGVHTLGHIAEHRGGLNMPNFAKLGLGNISPLQGVPAAERPAASYGKMAEVSAGKDTTVGHWELMGIFTEEPFKTYPHGFPRALIEAFSKRIGRGVLGNKPASGTAIIDELGKQHMETGDVIVYTSADSVFQIAAHEDVVPLEELYDICKVARELTMAPQFSVVRVIARPFVGKPGAFERTANRRDYSVKPPEPTVLNHLKDAGLDVVSIGKIWDIFDGEGITRSLKTKDNMDGVDQLIATLKQPYNGFAFLNLVDFDAKYGHRRNPDGYADALEAVDERLPEILATVGERDLLLITADHGNDPTHTGTDHTREYVPLLVYNPLHKETVPLGIRETFADLGATIADNFGVKAPRGTSFLAELPTLSP; from the coding sequence ATGCCAAAATTCGAACGAATCGCCTGTATCGTGTTAGACAGTGTCGGCATTGGCGCCCTCCCAGACGCTCCTGCATTCGGTGACGAAGGTGTCCATACGCTCGGACACATCGCCGAACACCGCGGCGGGCTTAATATGCCAAACTTTGCGAAGCTCGGGTTGGGAAATATTTCCCCGCTCCAAGGCGTCCCGGCAGCGGAACGGCCAGCTGCTTCTTACGGGAAAATGGCGGAGGTATCTGCGGGGAAAGATACGACAGTCGGGCACTGGGAACTGATGGGAATTTTCACGGAAGAGCCGTTTAAAACATACCCGCACGGCTTTCCCAGGGCACTCATCGAGGCGTTTTCCAAGCGGATCGGCCGCGGCGTCCTCGGGAATAAGCCGGCGTCGGGGACAGCGATTATCGACGAATTAGGAAAACAGCACATGGAAACCGGCGACGTCATCGTCTACACGTCGGCGGATAGTGTGTTCCAAATTGCCGCGCACGAAGACGTCGTCCCACTGGAGGAATTGTACGACATCTGTAAAGTCGCCCGCGAATTGACGATGGCGCCACAATTTTCCGTCGTACGCGTCATTGCCCGCCCGTTCGTCGGGAAGCCGGGGGCGTTTGAGCGAACGGCGAACCGACGCGACTACTCCGTGAAACCGCCGGAGCCGACGGTGCTCAATCACTTGAAGGATGCTGGCTTGGACGTCGTATCGATCGGAAAAATATGGGACATCTTTGACGGGGAGGGCATTACGCGCTCGCTAAAGACGAAAGACAACATGGACGGGGTCGATCAACTGATTGCGACGCTCAAACAGCCGTACAACGGCTTTGCCTTTTTGAACCTCGTCGATTTCGACGCGAAATACGGCCACCGGCGCAACCCGGACGGCTATGCCGACGCGCTAGAAGCGGTGGACGAGCGGTTGCCGGAGATTTTAGCGACCGTCGGGGAACGCGATCTGTTATTGATTACGGCAGATCACGGGAATGACCCGACGCATACGGGGACAGACCATACGCGCGAGTACGTGCCGCTACTCGTGTACAACCCGTTACATAAGGAAACGGTGCCGCTCGGTATACGAGAGACGTTCGCCGACCTCGGGGCGACGATTGCCGATAACTTCGGGGTGAAAGCGCCGCGGGGCACGAGCTTTTTGGCGGAACTGCCAACGTTATCACCGTAG
- a CDS encoding purine-nucleoside phosphorylase produces MSYKEKVAEAAQYIQQLVPEKPQIALILGSGLGVLAEQIDNETAIPYERIPHFPTSTVAGHAGQFVFGELEGVRVAAMQGRFHYYEGYSLQEVTFPLRVMKALGVETVFVTNAAGGINESFNPGDLMLISDHLNFTFRNPLIGANEDEWGPRFPDMSEPYDGQLREVARQVAAAIGISLREGVYAGVLGPCYETPAEIRMLRTIGGDAVGMSTVPEVIVARHMGLRVLGISCITNMAAGILEQPLNHDEVMETAARVRETFLTLVRQIVKRVGEEA; encoded by the coding sequence ATGTCGTATAAAGAAAAAGTGGCGGAAGCAGCACAGTACATCCAGCAACTCGTACCAGAAAAACCACAAATTGCCCTAATCCTCGGTTCCGGGTTAGGGGTGCTCGCAGAGCAAATCGACAACGAGACGGCAATTCCGTACGAACGCATCCCGCACTTCCCGACGTCGACGGTCGCTGGACACGCGGGACAATTCGTATTCGGCGAGTTGGAAGGGGTACGCGTGGCGGCGATGCAAGGCCGTTTCCACTATTACGAAGGCTATTCGCTGCAAGAAGTGACTTTCCCGTTGCGCGTGATGAAAGCGCTCGGCGTGGAGACGGTGTTTGTGACAAATGCGGCTGGCGGCATTAACGAATCGTTCAACCCGGGCGATTTAATGCTTATTAGCGACCACTTGAACTTTACCTTCCGCAACCCGCTCATCGGGGCGAACGAAGATGAGTGGGGTCCGCGCTTCCCAGACATGTCGGAGCCGTACGACGGGCAGTTGCGCGAGGTAGCGCGGCAAGTCGCGGCGGCAATCGGGATCTCACTTCGCGAAGGGGTATATGCAGGCGTGTTAGGCCCTTGCTATGAAACGCCAGCGGAAATACGCATGCTGCGCACGATCGGCGGCGATGCGGTCGGCATGTCAACTGTACCAGAAGTGATCGTTGCGCGGCACATGGGGCTGCGCGTGCTCGGTATTTCCTGCATTACAAACATGGCCGCCGGCATTTTAGAACAGCCGTTGAACCACGATGAAGTGATGGAAACAGCGGCGCGCGTGCGGGAAACGTTTTTGACACTCGTCAGACAGATCGTGAAAAGAGTCGGGGAGGAGGCGTAA
- a CDS encoding purine-nucleoside phosphorylase has product MNTSLKQKIAAAVAKIEHTAKVKPTVGLILGSGLGVLADEVEDAVRIPYDQIPHFPKSTVEGHAGQLVLGTLSGVDVVLMQGRFHFYEGYEQREVTFPVYVMAALGIQTLVVTNAAGGMNEQFAAGDLMIIDDHINFTGANPLIGENDDTLGPRFPDMSAAYTPRLRQLAHDVAAAEDIPVQSGVYVSISGPTYNTPHELMMLRKLGGDAVGMSTVPEVIVARYLGLDVLGITCITDMAIGEQLEPLTHEQVVEVANRTRPRFIQLVKAILAKAQS; this is encoded by the coding sequence ATGAACACATCTTTGAAGCAAAAAATTGCGGCAGCGGTCGCAAAAATTGAACACACTGCTAAGGTCAAGCCGACTGTCGGTCTCATTCTCGGTTCGGGGCTAGGGGTGTTGGCGGACGAAGTGGAAGATGCCGTACGCATTCCGTATGACCAAATTCCGCATTTTCCTAAATCGACAGTCGAAGGGCACGCCGGGCAACTCGTACTCGGTACGCTCAGCGGCGTCGATGTCGTGCTCATGCAAGGGCGCTTTCATTTTTACGAAGGGTATGAGCAGCGTGAAGTGACGTTTCCCGTCTACGTTATGGCCGCACTAGGTATTCAAACACTCGTCGTCACGAATGCGGCGGGCGGCATGAACGAGCAGTTTGCCGCAGGAGATTTGATGATCATTGACGACCACATTAACTTTACCGGCGCCAACCCGCTCATCGGGGAGAACGACGATACGCTCGGCCCGCGCTTTCCAGACATGTCTGCGGCATACACACCGCGGCTGCGGCAATTGGCGCACGACGTCGCGGCTGCGGAAGACATTCCCGTACAGTCTGGGGTGTACGTCAGCATTAGCGGCCCAACGTACAACACGCCACACGAGCTGATGATGCTCAGAAAGCTCGGCGGCGACGCGGTCGGCATGTCTACTGTGCCGGAAGTGATCGTCGCCCGCTACTTAGGGCTCGACGTGCTCGGCATTACGTGCATTACGGACATGGCGATCGGCGAACAGTTGGAGCCGCTCACGCACGAACAAGTGGTAGAGGTCGCCAACCGCACGCGGCCGCGCTTTATCCAGCTCGTCAAAGCAATATTAGCGAAGGCACAAAGTTGA